The Nitrospirales bacterium genome includes a window with the following:
- a CDS encoding nucleotide sugar dehydrogenase produces the protein MNILDKIKNHSAKIGVVGLGYVGLPLAVLQARTGFSVVGIDSVPQKVDLVNQGHNYIGDVVDAELREVVDEKRLVATSDFSVLQDCDVVLICVPTPLTKNKEPDITAIVKVTEHLARHAHPDILVVLESTTYPGTTEEVILPRLEEKGLTVGQDLFVAFSPERVDPGNENFKTHNTFKLVGGVTKACREVAQTFYEQSIVKIFPLSSPRVAEMAKVFENVFRSVNIALVNELTLLCDRMNINVYEVIDAAATKNFGFMPFYPGPGVGGHCIPLDPYYLAWKSKEYDIHTRFIELAGEINENMPYYVVSKLQRVLNHRGQCLNGAQVLVLGITYKADISDERESPATKVMELLQNENAKLVYSDPFASSVCIGSHQYKSQPLTPELLSGSACALILTAHSAFDYEMIVQHAPVVFDTRNGTRHVQQNRDRIVLLS, from the coding sequence ATGAACATACTCGATAAAATCAAAAACCATTCGGCGAAGATCGGCGTGGTGGGACTTGGTTACGTAGGGCTTCCACTTGCTGTTCTTCAGGCCAGGACAGGCTTTTCTGTCGTAGGGATTGACTCCGTCCCTCAAAAAGTTGACTTGGTCAATCAAGGTCACAACTATATCGGTGACGTAGTTGATGCGGAGCTTCGCGAAGTCGTCGACGAGAAGCGGTTGGTGGCGACGTCGGACTTTTCTGTCTTACAAGATTGCGATGTGGTCTTGATTTGCGTGCCGACTCCCCTTACGAAGAATAAAGAGCCGGATATTACGGCGATCGTGAAAGTGACAGAACATCTGGCTCGTCATGCTCACCCGGATATCTTGGTCGTATTGGAAAGCACGACTTACCCCGGTACGACCGAAGAAGTCATTCTTCCCCGGCTCGAAGAAAAAGGGCTTACGGTTGGACAGGATTTATTCGTCGCGTTTTCACCTGAACGGGTTGATCCAGGAAATGAAAACTTCAAAACTCATAATACGTTTAAATTAGTCGGTGGCGTGACCAAAGCCTGCCGGGAAGTCGCCCAAACGTTCTATGAACAGTCCATCGTTAAAATTTTTCCACTGAGTTCACCAAGAGTCGCAGAAATGGCCAAGGTGTTTGAGAATGTATTTCGTTCCGTCAACATTGCCTTGGTGAATGAATTGACCCTGCTGTGCGATCGTATGAACATTAATGTATACGAAGTTATCGATGCCGCGGCGACCAAAAACTTTGGATTTATGCCTTTTTATCCAGGTCCGGGAGTGGGAGGGCATTGTATTCCCCTCGATCCGTATTATTTGGCTTGGAAATCAAAAGAGTATGATATTCATACCCGCTTTATTGAGTTGGCTGGTGAAATCAACGAAAACATGCCCTACTATGTCGTCAGTAAACTTCAGCGGGTGTTAAATCACCGGGGGCAATGTTTGAATGGAGCTCAAGTGCTAGTCCTCGGCATCACGTATAAGGCCGATATCAGTGACGAGCGGGAATCTCCTGCGACAAAGGTCATGGAATTACTGCAAAACGAAAACGCGAAGCTTGTCTATTCAGATCCATTCGCCTCTAGCGTTTGTATCGGGAGCCATCAGTATAAATCTCAACCTCTGACCCCAGAGCTACTCTCAGGGAGTGCCTGTGCTCTAATCTTAACCGCTCACTCTGCTTTCGATTATGAAATGATCGTCCAACACGCTCCTGTCGTGTTTGATACGAGAAATGGAACACGACATGTGCAACAGAATCGTGATCGCATCGTGCTCCTGTCTTAG
- the shc gene encoding squalene--hopene cyclase, which translates to MRIFKQLLVRLSDSLLANVHPVLKSKNPQKSLPALKLVADNPHPTAASQASSNRTPSSVAGHAESIEEALQRGESWFLSRQHADTGFWVEELEADTTLTSEYLMLRRFMNRVDPEREQKAVQYLIETQLADGGWPIYSDGPADQSASVKAYFALKLSGVSPDEPFMQKAREVILNNGGVVESNVFTKITLALFGQYPWRGVPSMPAEIMLAPRWFYFNLYAVSYWSRVVIIPLLIIFAYRPLCRIPQEQGIEELFIRPSHLVEYSQESPFKKDGVWLSWRNFFVWIDSVLKLYELFPIRSLRKQAIKRAEAWMLDHMKGEGGLGAIYPAMANSIVALQALGYSTDHPTVVKALQEIEELEVYSHSRERGSQKETLHLQPCISPVWDTALTLDMLIERGLKPNHPALSRAASWLRSRQTQRVGDWIVSSPTARPGGWYFQGENDWYPDVDDTAAVVIALSKLETELPADRDAAIRLGCEWALAMQGSDGGWGAYDKDNNRLIFNKIPFADHEALLDPSTADLTGRCLEMLGTLGYDQTHPSVGPALEFLRREQESDGSWYGRWGVNYVYGTWCVLAGLRAIDIDMTSPWVQKAVTWLETVQNQDGGWGESCLSYADVSESGRGESTASQTAWALMGLLAAGVSDSISVVRGVNFLLRHQRPDGVWDEPFHTGTGFPRVFYLRYHGYFKYFPLWALAMYRNVKMNGQSRADELRKATQAARRQHETTR; encoded by the coding sequence ATGAGAATTTTCAAGCAACTTCTCGTGCGCCTATCTGATAGTCTTTTGGCGAATGTGCATCCGGTCTTAAAATCAAAGAACCCTCAAAAATCTCTGCCTGCCTTAAAGTTGGTTGCGGACAATCCTCATCCAACAGCCGCGTCGCAGGCTTCATCCAACCGAACGCCATCGTCCGTGGCTGGCCATGCGGAATCAATCGAGGAGGCGCTTCAGCGAGGGGAATCTTGGTTTTTATCACGACAACATGCTGACACCGGTTTTTGGGTTGAAGAATTAGAAGCGGATACCACGCTGACTTCAGAATATCTCATGCTGAGACGGTTCATGAATCGAGTGGATCCGGAACGAGAGCAGAAGGCTGTTCAGTATCTCATCGAGACGCAATTAGCTGATGGAGGTTGGCCGATTTATTCGGATGGCCCAGCCGATCAGAGTGCCTCGGTTAAAGCCTATTTTGCGTTGAAGCTCTCTGGCGTCTCTCCGGATGAACCGTTCATGCAAAAAGCTCGCGAGGTCATCCTCAATAACGGCGGCGTTGTTGAGTCCAATGTCTTCACGAAAATTACGCTTGCTCTGTTCGGGCAGTATCCTTGGCGAGGTGTCCCAAGCATGCCTGCCGAAATCATGTTGGCCCCACGCTGGTTTTATTTTAATCTTTATGCCGTGTCCTATTGGTCTCGTGTTGTAATTATTCCGCTGTTAATCATCTTTGCCTACCGACCACTTTGCCGAATTCCTCAAGAGCAAGGCATTGAAGAACTCTTCATTCGACCTTCGCATTTGGTCGAATATTCACAAGAATCACCGTTTAAGAAGGACGGGGTCTGGTTGAGTTGGAGGAACTTCTTTGTCTGGATTGATTCGGTCTTAAAGCTGTATGAACTCTTCCCGATTCGATCCTTGCGGAAGCAAGCGATCAAAAGGGCGGAGGCCTGGATGCTCGACCATATGAAAGGAGAAGGTGGCTTAGGCGCCATCTATCCGGCCATGGCGAATTCGATCGTGGCTCTTCAGGCGCTCGGGTATTCCACCGACCATCCGACGGTGGTCAAGGCTTTACAGGAAATCGAAGAGCTTGAAGTCTATTCCCACTCACGCGAACGAGGCAGTCAAAAGGAGACTCTTCATCTGCAGCCCTGTATTTCTCCAGTGTGGGATACGGCCTTGACCCTTGATATGTTGATCGAACGCGGGTTGAAGCCGAACCACCCGGCGTTATCGCGTGCCGCGTCATGGTTACGGTCACGGCAGACACAACGTGTTGGTGATTGGATTGTCTCGTCACCTACGGCTCGTCCTGGTGGTTGGTATTTTCAAGGTGAAAACGATTGGTATCCGGATGTCGACGACACTGCCGCCGTTGTCATTGCCTTATCAAAGCTTGAGACCGAATTGCCAGCGGACCGAGATGCGGCGATACGGTTGGGATGTGAGTGGGCGCTTGCCATGCAAGGTTCAGATGGTGGGTGGGGTGCGTACGACAAGGATAACAATCGGCTGATCTTCAACAAAATTCCCTTCGCTGATCATGAAGCCTTGCTAGACCCGAGTACGGCCGATCTGACCGGACGATGTCTTGAAATGTTGGGAACCTTAGGCTATGACCAGACACATCCGTCCGTAGGGCCGGCGTTAGAGTTTTTACGGCGCGAACAAGAATCAGACGGGAGCTGGTATGGACGTTGGGGGGTCAACTATGTGTATGGCACATGGTGTGTTCTCGCCGGGCTCCGAGCCATCGACATCGATATGACCTCGCCCTGGGTCCAAAAAGCCGTCACGTGGTTAGAAACCGTTCAGAATCAGGACGGGGGGTGGGGTGAGTCGTGCCTTTCTTACGCCGATGTATCGGAATCGGGACGAGGTGAAAGTACGGCCTCTCAAACAGCCTGGGCCTTGATGGGCTTATTGGCCGCTGGGGTTTCCGATTCCATTAGCGTCGTGCGCGGCGTGAATTTTCTCCTCCGTCATCAACGACCGGATGGTGTGTGGGATGAGCCGTTCCACACAGGGACCGGTTTCCCCAGAGTGTTTTATCTTCGCTACCACGGATACTTTAAATATTTTCCCTTGTGGGCGCTGGCCATGTATCGAAATGTGAAGATGAATGGTCAATCGCGGGCTGATGAATTGCGCAAAGCCACACAAGCGGCTCGACGGCAACACGAAACAACTCGCTAA